Proteins encoded by one window of Homo sapiens chromosome 10, GRCh38.p14 Primary Assembly:
- the HABP2 gene encoding factor VII-activating protease isoform 2 (isoform 2 is encoded by transcript variant 2) codes for MSLLESLDPDWTPDQYDYSYEDYNQEENTSSTLTHAENPDWYYTEDQADPCQPNPCEHGGDCLVHGSTFTCSCLAPFSGNKCQKVQNTCKDNPCGRGQCLITQSPPYYRCVCKHPYTGPSCSQVVPVCRPNPCQNGATCSRHKRRSKFTCACPDQFKGKFCEIGSDDCYVGDGYSYRGKMNRTVNQHACLYWNSHLLLQENYNMFMEDAETHGIGEHNFCRNPDADEKPWCFIKVTNDKVKWEYCDVSACSAQDVAYPEESPTEPSTKLPGFDSCGKTEIAERKIKRIYGGFKSTAGKHPWQASLQSSLPLTISMPQGHFCGGALIHPCWVLTAAHCTDIKTRHLKVVLGDQDLKKEEFHEQSFRVEKIFKYSHYNERDEIPHNDIALLKLKPVDGHCALESKYVKTVCLPDGSFPSGSECHISGWGVTETGKGSRQLLDAKVKLIANTLCNSRQLYDHMIDDSMICAGNLQKPGQDTCQGDSGGPLTCEKDGTYYVYGIVSWGLECGKRPGVYTQVTKFLNWIKATIKSESGF; via the exons ACTGGACCCCTGACCAGTATGATTACAGCTACGAGGATTATAATCAGGAAGAGAACACCAGTAGCACACTTACCCACGCTGAGAATCCTGACTGGTACTACACTGAGGACCAAGCTG ATCCATGCCAGCCCAACCCCTGTGAACACGGTGGGGACTGCCTCGTCCATGGGAGCACCTTCACATGCAGCTGCCTGGCTCCTTTCTCTGGGAATAAGTGTCAGAAAG TGCAAAATACGTGCAAGGACAACCCATGTGGCCGGGGCCAATGTCTCATTACCCAGAGTCCTCCCTACTACCGCTGTGTCTGTAAACACCCTTACACAGGTCCCAGCTGCTCCCAAG TGGTTCCTGTATGCAGGCCAAACCCCTGCCAGAATGGGGCTACCTGCTCCCGGCATAAGCGGAGATCCAAGTTCACCTGTGCCTGTCCCGACCAGTTCAAGGGGAAATTCTGTGAAATAG GTTCTGATGACTGCTATGTTGGCGATGGCTACTCTTACCGAGGGAAAATGAATAGGACAGTCAACCAGCATGCGTGCCTTTACTGGAACTCCCACCTCCTCTTGCAGGAGAATTACAACATGTTTATGGAGGATGCTGAAACCCATGGGATTGGGGAACACAATTTCTGCAG aaacCCAGATGCGGACGAAAAGCCCTGGTGCTTTATTAAAGTTACCAATGACAAGGTGAAATGGGAATACTGTGATGTCTCAGCCTGCTCAGCCCAGG ACGTTGCCTACCCAGAGGAAAGCCCCACTGAGCCATCAACCAAGCTTCCGGGGTTTGACTCCTGTGGAAAGACTGAGATAGCAGAGAGGAAGATCAAGAGAATCTATGGAGGCTTTAAGAGCACGGCGGGCAAGCACCCATGGCAGGCGTCCCTCCAGTCCTCGCTGCCTCTGACCATCTCCATGCCCCAGGGCCACTTCTGTGGTGGGGCGCTGATCCACCCCTGCTGGGTGCTCACTGCTGCCCACTGCACCGA CATAAAAACCAGACATCTAAAGGTGGTGCTAGGGGACCAGGACCTGAAGAAAGAAGAATTTCATGAGCAGAGCTTTAGGGTGGAGAAGATATTCAAGTACAGCCACTACAATGAAAGAGATGAGATTCCCCACAATGATATTG CATTGCTCAAGTTAAAGCCAGTGGATGGTCACTGTGCTCTAGAATCCAAATACGTGAAGACTGTGTGCTTGCCTGATGGGTCCTTTCCCTCTGGGAGTGAGTGCCACATCTCTGGCTGGGGTGTTACAGAAACAG GAAAAGGGTCCCGCCAGCTCCTGGATGCCAAAGTCAAGCTGATTGCCAACACTTTGTGCAACTCCCGCCAACTCTATGACCACATGATTGATGACAGTATGATCTGTGCAGGAAATCTTCAGAAACCTGGGCAAGACACCTGCCAG GGTGACTCTGGAGGCCCCCTGACCTGTGAGAAGGACGGCACCTACTACGTCTATGGGATAGTGAGCTGGGGCCTGGAGTGTGGGAAGAGGCCAGGGGTCTACACCCAAGTTACCAAATTCCTGAATTGGATCAAAGCCACCATCAAAAGTGAAAGTGGCTTCTAA
- the HABP2 gene encoding factor VII-activating protease isoform 1 preproprotein (isoform 1 preproprotein is encoded by transcript variant 1): protein MFARMSDLHVLLLMALVGKTACGFSLMSLLESLDPDWTPDQYDYSYEDYNQEENTSSTLTHAENPDWYYTEDQADPCQPNPCEHGGDCLVHGSTFTCSCLAPFSGNKCQKVQNTCKDNPCGRGQCLITQSPPYYRCVCKHPYTGPSCSQVVPVCRPNPCQNGATCSRHKRRSKFTCACPDQFKGKFCEIGSDDCYVGDGYSYRGKMNRTVNQHACLYWNSHLLLQENYNMFMEDAETHGIGEHNFCRNPDADEKPWCFIKVTNDKVKWEYCDVSACSAQDVAYPEESPTEPSTKLPGFDSCGKTEIAERKIKRIYGGFKSTAGKHPWQASLQSSLPLTISMPQGHFCGGALIHPCWVLTAAHCTDIKTRHLKVVLGDQDLKKEEFHEQSFRVEKIFKYSHYNERDEIPHNDIALLKLKPVDGHCALESKYVKTVCLPDGSFPSGSECHISGWGVTETGKGSRQLLDAKVKLIANTLCNSRQLYDHMIDDSMICAGNLQKPGQDTCQGDSGGPLTCEKDGTYYVYGIVSWGLECGKRPGVYTQVTKFLNWIKATIKSESGF, encoded by the exons ACTGGACCCCTGACCAGTATGATTACAGCTACGAGGATTATAATCAGGAAGAGAACACCAGTAGCACACTTACCCACGCTGAGAATCCTGACTGGTACTACACTGAGGACCAAGCTG ATCCATGCCAGCCCAACCCCTGTGAACACGGTGGGGACTGCCTCGTCCATGGGAGCACCTTCACATGCAGCTGCCTGGCTCCTTTCTCTGGGAATAAGTGTCAGAAAG TGCAAAATACGTGCAAGGACAACCCATGTGGCCGGGGCCAATGTCTCATTACCCAGAGTCCTCCCTACTACCGCTGTGTCTGTAAACACCCTTACACAGGTCCCAGCTGCTCCCAAG TGGTTCCTGTATGCAGGCCAAACCCCTGCCAGAATGGGGCTACCTGCTCCCGGCATAAGCGGAGATCCAAGTTCACCTGTGCCTGTCCCGACCAGTTCAAGGGGAAATTCTGTGAAATAG GTTCTGATGACTGCTATGTTGGCGATGGCTACTCTTACCGAGGGAAAATGAATAGGACAGTCAACCAGCATGCGTGCCTTTACTGGAACTCCCACCTCCTCTTGCAGGAGAATTACAACATGTTTATGGAGGATGCTGAAACCCATGGGATTGGGGAACACAATTTCTGCAG aaacCCAGATGCGGACGAAAAGCCCTGGTGCTTTATTAAAGTTACCAATGACAAGGTGAAATGGGAATACTGTGATGTCTCAGCCTGCTCAGCCCAGG ACGTTGCCTACCCAGAGGAAAGCCCCACTGAGCCATCAACCAAGCTTCCGGGGTTTGACTCCTGTGGAAAGACTGAGATAGCAGAGAGGAAGATCAAGAGAATCTATGGAGGCTTTAAGAGCACGGCGGGCAAGCACCCATGGCAGGCGTCCCTCCAGTCCTCGCTGCCTCTGACCATCTCCATGCCCCAGGGCCACTTCTGTGGTGGGGCGCTGATCCACCCCTGCTGGGTGCTCACTGCTGCCCACTGCACCGA CATAAAAACCAGACATCTAAAGGTGGTGCTAGGGGACCAGGACCTGAAGAAAGAAGAATTTCATGAGCAGAGCTTTAGGGTGGAGAAGATATTCAAGTACAGCCACTACAATGAAAGAGATGAGATTCCCCACAATGATATTG CATTGCTCAAGTTAAAGCCAGTGGATGGTCACTGTGCTCTAGAATCCAAATACGTGAAGACTGTGTGCTTGCCTGATGGGTCCTTTCCCTCTGGGAGTGAGTGCCACATCTCTGGCTGGGGTGTTACAGAAACAG GAAAAGGGTCCCGCCAGCTCCTGGATGCCAAAGTCAAGCTGATTGCCAACACTTTGTGCAACTCCCGCCAACTCTATGACCACATGATTGATGACAGTATGATCTGTGCAGGAAATCTTCAGAAACCTGGGCAAGACACCTGCCAG GGTGACTCTGGAGGCCCCCTGACCTGTGAGAAGGACGGCACCTACTACGTCTATGGGATAGTGAGCTGGGGCCTGGAGTGTGGGAAGAGGCCAGGGGTCTACACCCAAGTTACCAAATTCCTGAATTGGATCAAAGCCACCATCAAAAGTGAAAGTGGCTTCTAA